In uncultured Methanobrevibacter sp., the following proteins share a genomic window:
- a CDS encoding flavodoxin family protein gives MKVLLLNGSPHKKGCTYTALCEVEKTLNEAGIETEIFWIGTKPLMSCTACSKCSEKGECVFGKDGVNEFVKKAYEADGFIFGSPVHYAAATGAITSFLGRAFYSNSEPFTFKPGAMVCSARRGGTTATFDQLNKFMGISQMPIVTSYYWNMVHGNTPDEVLQDEEGLCTMRQLGHNMAFFLKCIEAGREKGLEHEVEPKISTNFIR, from the coding sequence ATGAAAGTATTATTGTTAAATGGAAGTCCTCACAAGAAAGGATGCACTTATACAGCACTTTGTGAAGTCGAAAAAACATTAAATGAAGCAGGAATTGAAACTGAAATATTTTGGATTGGAACAAAACCATTGATGAGCTGTACTGCATGTTCAAAATGCAGTGAAAAAGGCGAATGTGTCTTTGGAAAGGACGGAGTTAATGAATTTGTCAAAAAGGCATATGAAGCTGACGGATTTATATTTGGTTCACCTGTTCACTATGCTGCAGCAACCGGTGCAATAACATCCTTTTTAGGAAGAGCATTTTATTCAAACTCAGAACCTTTCACATTTAAACCTGGCGCAATGGTATGTTCTGCAAGAAGAGGAGGAACTACTGCAACATTCGATCAGCTCAACAAGTTTATGGGAATATCACAAATGCCTATAGTAACCTCTTATTACTGGAATATGGTTCATGGAAACACTCCTGATGAAGTGCTTCAGGATGAAGAAGGATTATGCACCATGAGACAGCTAGGACATAATATGGCATTTTTCCTGAAATGTATTGAGGCAGGTCGTGAAAAAGGGCTTGAACATGAAGTAGAGCCTAAAATAAGTACAAACTTTATAAGATAG
- a CDS encoding cofactor-independent phosphoglycerate mutase, with product MKYVIFIPDGSSDYPVDELDGKTPLMVANTPNIDKLAKGGFGGFTNNVPDAYTPGSDVANMSIFGYNPADYYTGRGPLEAGSEGIPTTPKDVIFRCNTIFSENGEMDDFNAGHISTEEADELMKGLNEYFNEKYPDFKGKFYTGVSYRHLFIYSCDSIEDAEILSSIKTMPPHDIAGEKLVDNLFGECELAEMIQKIMFESREYLKDADVNQKREIPANMVWLWGQGVTPKLPNFEETYGITASVITGVDLLKGIGNFAGMNIVNVPGATGYFDTDYKQKGEYGIEALKETDLLLIHIEAPDEAGHAQNTEEKVKAIERIDEFIVGPIIDSLEGEDFRAAILPDHPTPISVGTHTRDDVPLVIYDSAKEGDECKSFDEEGVKKGSLETKPGHFLVQRLLSGEF from the coding sequence ATGAAATATGTAATTTTTATCCCTGATGGGTCAAGTGATTATCCTGTTGATGAATTAGATGGAAAAACTCCTTTAATGGTTGCCAATACACCAAATATTGATAAATTGGCAAAAGGAGGATTTGGAGGATTTACAAATAATGTTCCTGATGCATATACTCCGGGTTCAGATGTTGCCAATATGAGTATTTTCGGATACAATCCTGCAGATTACTATACTGGCCGTGGACCTCTTGAAGCGGGCAGTGAAGGCATTCCGACAACTCCAAAAGATGTAATATTCAGATGCAATACAATATTCAGCGAAAACGGTGAAATGGATGACTTTAATGCAGGTCACATTTCCACTGAAGAAGCAGATGAGTTAATGAAAGGATTAAATGAATATTTCAATGAGAAATATCCTGATTTTAAAGGCAAATTTTATACAGGTGTAAGCTACAGACATCTGTTCATATATTCATGTGACAGCATTGAAGATGCTGAAATATTATCCTCAATTAAAACAATGCCTCCTCATGACATAGCAGGCGAAAAACTTGTTGATAACTTATTTGGCGAATGTGAACTGGCAGAGATGATTCAAAAGATAATGTTTGAGTCAAGAGAATATCTTAAAGATGCAGATGTTAATCAAAAAAGAGAAATTCCTGCAAATATGGTATGGCTGTGGGGACAAGGAGTAACACCTAAATTGCCTAACTTTGAAGAGACTTATGGAATAACTGCATCTGTAATTACAGGTGTGGATTTGCTTAAGGGAATCGGAAACTTCGCAGGAATGAACATCGTTAACGTGCCTGGTGCAACAGGATACTTTGATACTGACTACAAACAGAAAGGTGAATATGGTATTGAAGCATTAAAGGAAACTGATTTATTACTGATTCATATTGAAGCTCCTGATGAGGCAGGCCATGCTCAAAACACCGAAGAAAAAGTCAAAGCTATTGAAAGAATTGATGAATTTATTGTAGGTCCTATAATTGACAGTTTGGAAGGTGAAGACTTTAGGGCAGCAATACTACCAGACCATCCAACTCCAATAAGTGTTGGAACACATACCCGTGACGATGTGCCTTTAGTAATATATGATTCAGCTAAAGAAGGAGATGAATGCAAATCATTTGATGAGGAAGGGGTTAAAAAAGGTTCACTAGAAACCAAACCTGGACACTTTTTAGTTCAAAGATTATTATCTGGAGAGTTTTAA
- a CDS encoding homoserine dehydrogenase: protein MDECKVIIMGFGSVGQGVANAISMKKDLIKDKTGVEVKVVAAADSSSSAISADGLDEKLLVETKNNGGKLSAYPEFGSEMNGEDVLDAVEYDCLIEATPTNIVDAEPAFSLTLKAFEQGKDVVTSNKGHLALKFKEVVGAAEKAGVEFKYEASVGGAMPIINFTKQTLSSCDIKSIKGILNGTTNYILSRMTTEGTSYETTLRESQELGIAETDPTQDVEGIDAACKTVILANSLLGINATYSDVEVKGISDINSQAIDLAKKDDYLIKLIAEVSPENLRVSPRLVKRGSSYDVGGTLNMATIETDIAGDVTVMGLGAGSIETASAMLTDLISILINKN from the coding sequence ATGGATGAATGTAAAGTCATTATCATGGGATTTGGATCAGTAGGTCAAGGTGTGGCTAATGCAATTTCCATGAAAAAAGATTTAATTAAAGATAAAACAGGAGTGGAAGTTAAGGTTGTAGCTGCTGCTGATTCATCTTCATCTGCAATATCTGCTGATGGTTTGGATGAAAAATTACTTGTAGAAACAAAAAACAATGGAGGAAAATTATCTGCATATCCGGAATTCGGATCTGAGATGAATGGTGAAGATGTTCTTGATGCTGTTGAATATGATTGTCTTATTGAAGCAACTCCTACCAATATTGTTGATGCAGAACCTGCATTTTCACTAACACTCAAAGCATTTGAACAAGGAAAGGATGTAGTTACCTCAAACAAAGGACATTTAGCACTAAAATTCAAAGAAGTTGTTGGTGCGGCTGAAAAAGCAGGTGTAGAATTTAAATATGAAGCCAGTGTCGGAGGAGCAATGCCTATTATCAATTTCACAAAGCAAACATTGTCCTCATGTGACATCAAATCAATCAAGGGTATTCTGAACGGTACTACAAATTATATTTTATCAAGAATGACCACAGAAGGTACTTCTTATGAAACAACCCTCAGAGAGTCACAGGAATTGGGAATAGCCGAAACAGACCCTACACAGGATGTTGAAGGTATTGATGCTGCTTGTAAAACCGTAATTCTTGCAAATTCCCTATTGGGCATTAATGCAACTTATAGTGATGTTGAAGTCAAAGGTATTTCAGATATTAACTCACAGGCTATTGATTTGGCTAAAAAAGATGATTATCTAATAAAATTGATTGCTGAAGTATCTCCTGAAAATTTAAGGGTGTCTCCACGTCTGGTTAAAAGAGGAAGCTCCTATGACGTAGGCGGAACTTTAAACATGGCTACAATCGAAACAGATATAGCCGGAGATGTTACTGTAATGGGACTCGGAGCAGGATCAATCGAAACTGCTTCTGCGATGTTGACTGATTTAATTAGTATTTTAATAAATAAAAATTAA
- the mtrH gene encoding tetrahydromethanopterin S-methyltransferase subunit H, whose translation MFKFDKEQTVFDFAGVKMGGQPGEYPTVLAGTIFYGGHNILNDELTGDFDAARAEQLVNDMASISDVTGNPYIVQVFGQTVEALPKYIEYIGEICDAPFLIDSTSGDARVAGAQYADEVGLTDRAIYNSINMAADKSELEALAETDLTASIILGFNPMNATIEGKMAMWEDGDDGAYEKGLLEVAEECGIDRFMMDTAVTPLGQGAGIAARTSFAEKAKWGYPVGSGIHNVPSAWDWLREYKKEGNKTAFTVCDIGANIVQVMCGGDFVLFGPIENAKIAFPAVAQTDMFICEAVKPMGTEPVDFHPMNRLL comes from the coding sequence ATGTTTAAATTTGATAAAGAACAAACAGTTTTTGACTTCGCCGGAGTCAAAATGGGTGGACAACCTGGAGAATACCCTACAGTTTTAGCTGGAACTATTTTCTACGGCGGTCACAATATTCTTAATGATGAATTAACTGGTGATTTCGATGCCGCAAGAGCCGAACAACTAGTTAATGATATGGCATCAATTTCAGACGTAACAGGTAATCCATATATTGTACAAGTTTTTGGACAAACCGTTGAAGCACTCCCGAAATATATTGAATACATTGGAGAAATCTGTGATGCACCATTCCTTATAGATTCAACATCAGGAGATGCAAGAGTTGCCGGTGCGCAATATGCTGATGAAGTTGGATTAACCGATAGAGCAATTTATAACTCAATTAACATGGCAGCAGATAAATCCGAATTAGAAGCCCTTGCCGAAACAGATCTTACTGCATCCATTATCTTAGGATTCAACCCAATGAATGCTACCATTGAAGGTAAAATGGCAATGTGGGAAGACGGAGATGATGGAGCATATGAAAAAGGTTTACTCGAAGTGGCTGAAGAATGTGGAATTGACCGATTTATGATGGATACTGCAGTAACTCCTTTAGGTCAAGGAGCAGGTATTGCAGCAAGAACTTCATTCGCTGAAAAAGCTAAATGGGGATATCCTGTCGGATCTGGAATACACAATGTACCATCTGCATGGGACTGGTTAAGAGAATACAAAAAAGAAGGAAATAAAACTGCATTTACAGTTTGTGATATTGGTGCGAATATTGTACAGGTAATGTGCGGCGGAGATTTCGTTCTTTTTGGACCTATTGAAAATGCTAAAATTGCATTTCCGGCAGTAGCACAAACAGATATGTTTATATGTGAAGCTGTAAAACCTATGGGGACCGAACCTGTTGATTTCCACCCAATGAATAGATTGTTATAA
- a CDS encoding MATE family efflux transporter: protein MMNIFKTPEGYIYSNRALLALFIPLLIEYALEFFVGLADSIMVASLGEAAISGVSLVDFLVQLLIFSFSALATGGAVVAGQYLGDKQIENAQNSATQLVWFSTILSTVLMILVIILRQFLIGILFGQIDAEVWHNADVYLYIVALSIPFLAIYNVGAAIFRTTNNTRLPMRILLICDVLNVIGNAICIYYLGWDVKGVAIPTVISRFLAAILIMHFAVDENYKLHIKKTFKHKFDFYILRKVLNVGIPYGVENGLFQLGRVLVLSIVSTFGTMAIAANSVGYAIGIFSVLPGFAINLGLTAIISNCVGANDYEQARYYNKKCLIIVIISHIVINLIIFAGLPLILGIYNLSAQTAAMATEMIIWHGIFAIIIWPFSFTIPATFRGAGDSKSVMYISLIVMFACRIGLSYVIAEWMGIGVFGTWIAMFIDWYVRAGIYIYRYFSNKWTEYRVV from the coding sequence ATGATGAATATTTTTAAAACTCCTGAAGGTTACATATATTCAAACAGAGCACTGCTTGCATTGTTCATTCCGCTTTTAATTGAATATGCTTTGGAATTCTTTGTAGGTCTGGCTGATTCTATAATGGTGGCATCACTTGGTGAAGCTGCAATTTCAGGAGTTTCTCTAGTTGACTTTTTAGTTCAACTACTTATTTTTTCTTTTTCAGCTCTTGCAACCGGAGGAGCTGTAGTGGCCGGACAATATCTGGGTGATAAACAGATTGAAAATGCACAGAATTCTGCAACACAGCTTGTTTGGTTTTCCACAATATTGTCTACAGTTTTAATGATATTGGTAATCATTTTAAGGCAATTTCTAATTGGAATATTATTTGGCCAGATTGATGCTGAAGTATGGCATAATGCTGATGTATACCTTTATATAGTAGCTTTGTCAATTCCATTTTTAGCTATTTATAATGTTGGAGCAGCTATTTTTAGAACAACCAACAACACAAGGCTTCCGATGAGGATACTGCTGATTTGTGATGTTTTAAATGTTATTGGGAATGCAATCTGCATCTACTATTTGGGTTGGGATGTTAAAGGCGTTGCTATTCCAACTGTAATATCAAGATTTCTTGCCGCAATTTTGATAATGCATTTTGCAGTTGATGAAAATTATAAATTGCATATTAAAAAGACATTTAAACATAAGTTTGACTTTTACATACTCAGGAAAGTTCTAAATGTTGGAATCCCCTATGGGGTTGAAAACGGGCTTTTTCAATTGGGAAGAGTACTGGTTTTAAGTATTGTTTCAACATTCGGAACAATGGCAATTGCTGCAAATTCCGTAGGTTATGCAATTGGAATATTTTCTGTTCTGCCGGGTTTTGCAATTAATCTGGGTTTGACTGCCATAATTTCAAATTGTGTTGGAGCAAATGATTATGAACAGGCAAGATATTACAATAAGAAATGCCTGATTATTGTAATCATTTCCCATATTGTCATCAATCTGATTATTTTTGCAGGCTTGCCTTTGATTTTAGGCATTTATAATTTATCTGCCCAAACTGCAGCGATGGCAACTGAAATGATTATATGGCATGGTATTTTTGCAATTATAATCTGGCCCTTTTCATTTACAATACCTGCAACATTCAGAGGAGCCGGAGATTCAAAATCAGTAATGTATATAAGTTTAATTGTAATGTTTGCATGCAGAATAGGCTTGTCATATGTTATTGCAGAGTGGATGGGAATTGGAGTGTTTGGAACATGGATAGCAATGTTTATCGACTGGTATGTGAGGGCAGGAATTTATATTTACAGATATTTCTCAAACAAATGGACCGAATACAGGGTGGTTTGA
- a CDS encoding asparagine synthase-related protein, giving the protein MCSIVGLQGNVKANEIIKMLKTSKNRGPDSSGIYLDKIYENIDLDEFEDENSYSIAFGHNLLSIYDKNDRISKPQPVANDNLVLVFNGTIYNFQTIRNFLSKVGVEAEITSDTEAVLYLIDFYLQKLDLLKAVQSAIRLLDGDYAFAVWDSQNLAIARDPLGVKPLFYAQNDDLKGFASSKLSLKEVGFADINTLKPEHILYNWEDISPIQPIYEKVFEGDVIKIDKMLRLSVIKRVSDLSEIGVIFSGGLDSSYLALLLKEMAENIPLKIKLYAVGVEGSKDVESAIYASKFLNLDLEICTLTEEMIRKALPSVVKAIGDDNLMKVGVGLTTYFATKMVAEDGIKVAISGQGADELFGGYKRYVQSFIDGTLNYDIREDISNMYHVNLERDDACSMLNSIDLRLPFLDKALVELVLNIPDNKKIVSMHDDMRKSILRKLAFEEGLDYEIAYRPKKAAQYGTGIDKILRKKIIKDTNLAGFLE; this is encoded by the coding sequence ATGTGTTCAATAGTTGGTTTACAAGGTAATGTTAAAGCAAATGAAATAATAAAAATGTTAAAAACCTCTAAAAACAGAGGTCCGGATTCATCAGGAATTTATTTGGATAAAATTTATGAAAACATAGATTTGGATGAATTTGAAGATGAAAACTCATACTCAATAGCTTTTGGTCATAATCTGCTTTCCATTTATGATAAAAATGATAGGATATCAAAACCACAGCCTGTAGCTAATGATAATCTTGTTTTGGTTTTCAATGGGACCATATATAATTTCCAGACCATCAGAAATTTCCTCAGTAAGGTTGGTGTTGAAGCAGAAATCACCTCTGATACAGAAGCTGTATTATACTTAATCGATTTTTATTTACAAAAATTGGACCTTCTAAAGGCTGTTCAATCAGCAATAAGACTGCTTGACGGTGATTATGCATTTGCCGTTTGGGATTCACAAAACCTTGCTATTGCACGTGATCCTCTTGGAGTTAAACCACTATTTTATGCACAAAATGATGATTTAAAAGGATTTGCATCATCAAAACTTTCCCTAAAAGAGGTGGGATTTGCTGACATTAACACATTAAAGCCGGAACATATTCTATATAACTGGGAAGATATATCTCCCATCCAGCCGATTTATGAAAAGGTCTTTGAAGGAGATGTAATTAAAATAGATAAGATGTTAAGGTTAAGTGTTATTAAAAGAGTCAGTGATTTGTCTGAGATCGGTGTTATATTTTCAGGAGGTCTTGACAGTTCATATCTTGCACTGCTTTTAAAGGAAATGGCTGAAAATATTCCCTTGAAAATTAAATTGTATGCCGTGGGAGTTGAAGGCTCAAAGGATGTTGAATCTGCAATTTACGCTTCAAAATTCCTGAATCTTGATTTGGAGATTTGCACATTAACAGAAGAGATGATTCGAAAAGCGCTGCCTAGTGTTGTAAAAGCAATCGGAGATGATAATCTGATGAAGGTCGGTGTTGGTCTTACAACTTACTTTGCAACTAAAATGGTAGCAGAAGACGGCATAAAGGTAGCTATTTCAGGTCAGGGTGCAGATGAACTCTTTGGAGGCTATAAAAGATATGTGCAAAGTTTCATTGACGGAACATTAAACTATGATATAAGGGAAGATATATCAAATATGTATCACGTTAATCTTGAAAGGGATGATGCATGTTCAATGCTTAATTCAATTGATTTGAGATTACCGTTTCTGGATAAGGCATTGGTGGAACTGGTTTTGAATATCCCTGACAATAAAAAGATAGTTTCCATGCATGATGATATGAGAAAAAGTATTTTAAGAAAATTGGCCTTTGAAGAGGGCTTGGATTATGAAATAGCATACAGGCCTAAAAAGGCAGCCCAGTACGGAACAGGCATTGACAAGATTTTGAGAAAGAAAATCATAAAGGATACAAACCTTGCCGGATTTTTGGAATAA
- a CDS encoding DUF4013 domain-containing protein, which produces MASITDCVVEGLKYPFNDIKKFLGFGVLFALLSALSTYIGIKSFDIFRTSVHIAEKTNTTASHIPFSQLPAGDIYIVAGLSLLSLIVFLFIWGYQYDVVKFSIDKKSDLPGFADILGMLIRGVKYFIVTLAYSIIPVLVFVVGMTLGDPSAFIAVSLISMLLFIAAYFIMIMALNNMIAHDSLKKAFDFSEITGNISNLGWGKYIGIMLFTIIVMMIISVAVSFVMSFITVGFAAVINNQAVVISFVIAIIQGLFIDSYMSLFFNRVCGSIYRESIK; this is translated from the coding sequence GTGGCAAGCATAACAGATTGTGTCGTTGAAGGGTTGAAATATCCTTTCAATGACATTAAAAAATTTTTAGGTTTTGGTGTTTTATTTGCGCTATTGAGTGCATTGTCAACATATATTGGCATTAAGTCATTTGATATTTTCAGAACATCTGTCCATATTGCCGAAAAAACTAACACTACTGCTTCACATATACCATTTTCACAATTGCCGGCAGGCGACATTTATATTGTTGCGGGATTATCCCTCCTCAGTTTAATCGTTTTCCTGTTCATATGGGGATATCAATATGATGTAGTGAAGTTCTCAATAGACAAAAAATCAGATCTTCCAGGATTCGCTGACATATTGGGAATGTTAATTAGAGGAGTCAAATATTTCATTGTGACTCTGGCATACAGTATAATTCCAGTTCTTGTATTTGTTGTGGGAATGACATTAGGTGATCCATCCGCATTCATAGCTGTATCATTAATTTCAATGTTACTGTTTATAGCCGCCTATTTTATTATGATTATGGCATTAAACAACATGATTGCTCATGATAGTCTTAAAAAGGCATTTGACTTTAGCGAAATTACTGGCAATATTTCTAATCTAGGATGGGGAAAATATATTGGAATAATGCTATTTACAATCATTGTAATGATGATTATTTCAGTTGCCGTAAGCTTTGTAATGAGCTTTATAACTGTAGGATTTGCTGCTGTTATCAACAATCAGGCAGTAGTCATATCATTTGTCATTGCAATAATTCAAGGATTATTTATAGATTCATATATGAGCTTATTTTTCAATAGGGTCTGCGGATCGATATATAGAGAATCAATTAAATAG
- a CDS encoding PadR family transcriptional regulator, with protein sequence MGDSNSAIQKNYVEVLTNNSIIKHYVNGMSRFLILWIIKYKGPIHGYAILKELDGFFKILIDEGSLKKSSPSNIYPILNRLEDSNLIASELKVKKNKKIKYFKITDEGVHVLNYMYSRFDLIHGNPQWTLLFKTMD encoded by the coding sequence ATGGGAGATTCAAATTCAGCTATTCAAAAGAATTATGTGGAAGTCCTAACAAACAATTCCATAATAAAACATTATGTAAATGGGATGTCCCGTTTTTTGATTCTATGGATTATAAAATATAAAGGTCCGATTCATGGTTATGCGATTCTAAAGGAATTGGATGGATTTTTTAAAATACTGATTGATGAAGGATCCCTGAAAAAATCAAGCCCCAGCAATATTTATCCTATTTTGAATAGGCTTGAAGATTCAAATCTCATTGCCAGTGAGCTGAAAGTTAAAAAGAATAAGAAAATAAAATATTTTAAGATAACTGATGAGGGGGTCCATGTTTTAAATTACATGTATTCCCGTTTTGATTTAATTCATGGCAATCCTCAATGGACACTATTATTTAAAACTATGGATTAA
- the gatC gene encoding Asp-tRNA(Asn) amidotransferase subunit GatC: MTIEKDAEDIIEKFSKILEDIPDSDETWYITDNLNLTRDDESHEKNPEKILRNARIDKEGNLVVKKAGWTH; this comes from the coding sequence ATGACAATCGAAAAAGATGCTGAAGATATTATAGAAAAATTTTCAAAAATTTTGGAAGACATTCCTGATTCAGATGAAACCTGGTACATCACAGACAATTTGAATTTAACCCGTGATGATGAATCTCATGAGAAAAATCCTGAAAAAATATTAAGAAATGCCCGTATCGATAAGGAAGGAAACTTAGTAGTTAAAAAAGCAGGTTGGACACATTAA
- a CDS encoding zinc ribbon domain-containing protein translates to MNDFENQKFCQSCAMPMTEELFGTNADGSKNEDYCMYCFKDGEFTSDMTMDEMMNFCIEKMVEVHPEIDKNEASAMMNEVFPKLKRWADD, encoded by the coding sequence ATGAATGATTTTGAAAATCAGAAATTCTGTCAATCATGTGCTATGCCTATGACTGAAGAACTTTTTGGAACAAATGCAGACGGCTCAAAAAACGAAGACTACTGTATGTACTGCTTTAAAGATGGAGAATTCACATCAGATATGACAATGGATGAAATGATGAATTTCTGCATTGAAAAGATGGTTGAAGTTCATCCGGAAATCGATAAAAACGAAGCTTCTGCAATGATGAATGAAGTATTTCCAAAACTAAAAAGATGGGCGGATGACTAA
- a CDS encoding ABC transporter permease → MFTFIEMEFLKLKRSRIFLLSLLGAVLPPLLMFIAVTAFDEGRTFEALFTNVNMYMSAMFAVLIFAIIISYLFGREYNEHTLKTMLTIPVSRAKFLASKYVMFLVWIVILTGVTSLSTLIFGFAAGLEGFSINLYLNSFAQLLYANVLLFLTFSPFVFISLFITNMVPAMVGGAGLSLVNLMVYGQNWAPFVPWICPYLLASGKIAEYTSSISVSYGIILATFLIGIVISYIYFTKTDVSL, encoded by the coding sequence ATGTTTACTTTTATTGAAATGGAATTTTTAAAACTTAAAAGATCAAGAATATTCTTGTTGAGTTTATTGGGGGCTGTCCTTCCTCCTCTTTTGATGTTTATAGCAGTCACTGCCTTTGATGAGGGACGGACTTTTGAAGCATTATTCACTAATGTTAATATGTATATGTCAGCAATGTTTGCGGTTTTAATCTTTGCCATAATCATTTCTTATCTGTTCGGAAGGGAATATAATGAACATACTCTAAAGACAATGTTGACAATCCCCGTATCAAGGGCAAAATTTTTAGCAAGTAAATATGTCATGTTTTTAGTATGGATTGTAATTTTAACTGGTGTAACAAGCTTATCAACACTTATATTTGGTTTTGCTGCAGGTCTTGAAGGATTTAGCATTAATCTGTATTTAAATAGCTTTGCACAGCTTCTTTATGCCAATGTGTTGTTGTTTTTAACATTCTCACCATTCGTGTTTATATCATTATTCATTACAAACATGGTTCCTGCAATGGTTGGAGGAGCTGGTTTGTCCCTGGTGAATTTAATGGTGTATGGCCAAAACTGGGCACCTTTTGTTCCTTGGATATGTCCTTATTTACTTGCATCAGGTAAAATAGCAGAATACACATCAAGTATTTCAGTTTCATATGGCATTATATTAGCTACTTTCTTAATCGGAATTGTAATATCTTATATTTACTTTACAAAAACCGATGTTTCACTTTAA
- a CDS encoding amino acid-binding protein, with amino-acid sequence MRMDLVLEVLDIPGQLVSVLEPVGALGANLVTVIHKRELKNEQGMVPVHITIEGERENLFNVIQRFEDLGFSIIEMDGVVKKELISTILYGHIVDKDLRDTMDKINALKGVVIVGFDIKLDGEKESTALINIETDYGLKQYVFDKIKEIADEKQLLMINEV; translated from the coding sequence ATGAGAATGGACTTAGTTTTAGAAGTTTTGGATATTCCTGGCCAATTAGTTTCAGTATTGGAACCGGTTGGTGCTCTTGGTGCAAATTTAGTCACTGTTATCCATAAAAGGGAATTAAAAAACGAACAGGGAATGGTTCCGGTTCATATTACAATAGAAGGTGAACGTGAAAATCTCTTCAATGTTATTCAAAGATTTGAAGATTTAGGTTTTTCCATTATAGAAATGGATGGTGTTGTTAAAAAAGAATTAATCAGTACAATATTATACGGCCATATTGTAGACAAGGATTTAAGGGACACTATGGATAAAATCAATGCACTGAAAGGTGTTGTTATTGTTGGATTTGATATTAAATTGGATGGTGAAAAAGAATCCACTGCATTGATTAACATTGAAACTGATTATGGATTAAAACAATATGTATTTGATAAGATTAAAGAAATTGCTGATGAAAAACAGCTATTGATGATTAATGAAGTTTAA
- a CDS encoding ATP-binding cassette domain-containing protein: MVDYVIETNQLSKIYSKNKVVNSVNMHVEKGKIYGLLGKNGAGKTTTMCMLLNLTYPSSGEIFLFGKNPKKHSNVYSSIGSIIETPGFYENLTAYENLKIIAKIRGDFDPYNINSVLHMVNLDKDKSKKFKDFSLGMKQRLGIAAAIMHSPELLILDEPINGLDPFGIKEIRTLFKRLSHEFGITILISSHILSEIENIADVIGFMDGGVLIDEISKEELYNRLNKFVEFEVSDIHLALCIFKELELKQNEDFIVKGDTIRLYTHLEMRDKFNALFVKAGIDVKKVNLCEENLEEFFTRFVSNN, from the coding sequence ATGGTAGACTATGTTATCGAAACAAATCAATTGTCAAAAATATATTCTAAAAATAAGGTTGTAAATTCAGTTAATATGCATGTTGAGAAAGGAAAGATTTACGGGCTTTTAGGAAAAAATGGAGCTGGAAAAACCACAACCATGTGCATGCTTTTAAATCTCACATATCCAAGCAGTGGAGAGATATTTCTCTTTGGAAAGAACCCTAAAAAACATTCAAATGTTTATTCAAGCATCGGTTCTATTATTGAAACTCCAGGTTTTTATGAAAACCTGACTGCATATGAAAACCTGAAGATAATCGCCAAAATAAGAGGGGATTTTGACCCATATAACATAAATTCAGTTCTTCACATGGTTAATTTGGATAAAGACAAATCTAAAAAATTCAAGGATTTTTCACTAGGCATGAAACAGCGTCTGGGAATAGCTGCAGCTATTATGCACAGTCCTGAACTGCTGATTTTGGATGAACCAATAAATGGTCTTGATCCATTTGGAATTAAGGAAATAAGAACATTGTTTAAGAGATTATCCCATGAATTCGGAATAACCATCTTAATTTCAAGCCATATTTTAAGTGAAATAGAAAATATTGCTGATGTAATTGGTTTTATGGATGGAGGCGTTTTAATTGATGAAATTTCAAAGGAGGAATTATACAATCGATTGAACAAATTTGTAGAATTTGAAGTATCAGATATTCACTTGGCTCTATGTATATTTAAAGAATTGGAACTTAAGCAAAATGAAGATTTTATAGTCAAGGGGGATACAATTCGTTTGTATACTCATTTGGAAATGAGAGACAAGTTCAATGCACTATTTGTTAAAGCAGGTATTGATGTTAAAAAGGTAAATCTATGTGAAGAGAATCTTGAAGAATTTTTCACAAGATTTGTTTCAAATAATTAG